GCGGTGAGTACGCGGGTCCAGTAGCCCTGGCCGGGTTTGTAAACAGAAAGTCCCATCGCGGTGTCTCGCTAGCTTCGGGGGAAAGTGGGGCCGGACCAGACGCTTCGTCGCGGACTTCTCGGCGTCGGTGTGGGGGTCGGCGTGTCGTCGCCGGGGGTCTGAAACACGGGCGGAGGGACTTGAACCCACGACCTGCGGATTTGGAATCCGCTGCTCTGCCAACTGAGCTACGCCCGTTCGGTGGCGGGTGGCCGGGGAAAACACCCGACGACCTATTGACAAGCCCCCCGGGTTGGGGGGCCTTGCGAGGACGCATTAGAGCGTGGATCGGGGTCAAAGTCAAGCGGAAGCCGGGCAGATTCTGCGGGTTTGTGGGCGGGGCCGATGGGCCCGGGGGAGGGTGCAACACGGTACTTCAAACTCGTGATGTGTGGCCACCCACGGATGGAATCCGAGGGCTTCGTGGGAAAAACAACACCACCCGTGAAGGGGTGGTGTTGAGGTTCGGCAGGTTGTGGCACAGCACGTCTTACTTGCGCTTGATCTTGTGCAGGGTGTGCTTACGCAGGCGTGGGGAGTACTTCTTAAAGCCCTCCTTGACCTTCTCGGCGATGCCGCCCTTGACGTTGATGGGCGTGCGGTAGTTCAGGTCACCGGTCTCGGTGCACTGGAGCCAGACGTACTCGACGGCGCCTTTGGATTTCTTGGCCATGGTGGGGTCTCGTTTCGGTCGGAGGCGATCCGGGGGTCGATCCGCACCTTCGCGTTGCTCAGGTACGGCTTGTGATTTTAGTGAAAGACACGGGTGCCGGTGTTCCCGACACCCGTGCGTGGATTTCTACAGCGTCAACTACTCGATGATCTTCGTGACGATACCGGCACCGACGGTGCGGCCGCCTTCACGGACGGCGAAGGACAGGCCTTCTTCCATCGCGATGGGCTTCTCGCCCAGGTCGATCGTCATCTGGACGTTGTCGCCAGGCATGCACATCTCTGCACCGCCCATGAGCTCGATCCCGCCGGTCACGTCCGTGGTGCGGAAGTAGAACTGCGGCTTGTAGCCGTTGAAGAACGGGCTGTGTCGGCCGCCCTCTTCCTTGGTGAGGACGTAGACCTCGGCCTCGAACTTGCTGTGCGGGGTGATGGACTTGGGAGCCGCGAGGACCTGGCCGCGCTGGACATCGGACTTCTCGATACCACGCAGGAGGCAGCCGACGTTGTCGCCCGCGATGCCTTCGTCGAGGACCTTGGTGAACATCTCGACGCCGGTGACGGTCGTGTTCTGGAGCGGCCCGAGGCCGACGATCTCGACGGCGTCGCCGACCTTGACGATGCCGCGTTCGATGCGGCCGGTGGCGACGGTGCCGCGGCCCTTGATCGAGAAGACGTCTTCGATGGACATCAGGAAGGGCTTGTCGGTCTCACGCGCGGGCTCGGGGACCCAGCTGTCGATCGCGTCCATGAGTTCCTGGATGCAGGCGGTGGCGTCGGCATCGGTGGGGTTCTGGAGCGCGGGGAAGGCGGCACCCTTGATGATCGGAGTGTCTTCGGAGAAGTCGTACTTGGTCAGCAGCTCCTGAACCTCGAGCTCGACGAGCTCGAGCAGCTCGGGGTCGTCGACGAGGTCGACCTTGTTGAGGAAGACGACGAGGCGCGGGACGTTGACCTGCTTGGCGAGGAGGACGTGCTCACGGGTCTGGGGCATCGGGCCGTCGGAGGCGGAGACGACGAGGATCGCGCCGTCCATCTGGGCGGCGCCGGTGATCATGTTCTTGACGAAGTCCGCGTGACCCGGGCAGTCGACGTGGGCGTAGTGGCGGTTTTCCGATTCGTACTCGACGTGCGAGGTGGCGATCGTGACGATCTTGGTGGCGTCGCGACGGCCGTCGGAGGCGGATGCCTTGGCGACGTCGTCGTAGGAGATGCCCTTGGCCAGGCCCTTGGCGGCCTGGACGACGGTGATCGCCGAGGTGAGGGTGGTTTTGCCGTGGTCGACGTGGCCGATGGTGCCGACGTTGACGTGGGGTTTGGTCCGGTTGAAGGTTTCTTTAGCCATGGTTCGTGCAACCTCCGCTTGCTGCGGTGCTTGGGGTTTGAGCCGGCCCGCTTTACACGTGGCCCGGCGGAGTGTCGATGCCGGACAAAAGTCCGTCTACGGTTCGATTCGTCAAACAAAGCCACCCATGGGATTTGAACCCACGACCTCTCCCTTACCAAGGGAGTGCTCTACCACTGAGCTAGGGTGGCGTCACCGACAGCGGGCCGTCGGAGCACTCTGGCAAGTTGTCCCGCCCCGGCTTCCCGGGGACGGCTCAAGGCGTGGGCCAACACCTTTGACGGCTAGGCCCGGGCCCGACTGACAAGGGGCGACGGATCGGCGGAGTGCCACCTCATCCGCGCCCCATGCACATCGGCGTCGGCGCATCGCCACCCGCTTGGCCGAGCCAATCGGGCGGAAGGCGTACAGTAGCAATCCGCCCAAGCCAAGTCAAACTTCAAACCCTCCAAAAACCTTGGATCACCGGCCTCCACCTGATATGGTTTACCGGCCAATGCACACCCCTGAACCCGGATCACCATGATGCCTCGCCAAGCCCCACGCTACCGACTCCCTGCCCTCCTGCTCGCAGCCAGTGCCTGCGCCGCTCCGGGCCACGCCGCCTACATCAGTGAGGTCTTCCAGTCCGGGCCAGCAGGCCAGGGGATCGAGCTGTCCGGCATCGACCCCGCCCAAGGCGCGACCCTCGCCATCCTCGATGGTTCACGCTTTAGCACCAGCGGGTTCGGCCGCGTCCTCGAACTCATCCACCTCCCCGCCGACCCGGGCGGCCCGCCAGTCGTGCTGATCACCGACATGGCCTGGCCGGACGCCTCGGTGCAGCCCATCCCCCTCGCGGATGTGCCCCACGCCTCCAGCCAGACGACCCTCGCGCTGGGCGGGTCGCTTCTCGACCGGCTGCTCGTGGTCTTCGACGGGGAGACCGATCTGCTGCTGGACGATAATCCGGTCAACACTTCGGACGCACAGATGCGCTACGACGCGAGTACGGTGACCGACTGGCTCGCCATCGGGCCGGGCGACCTGTCATCGGGTTACGGCTCGTCGCCCCACAACATCGCCGGCATCAACAGCGCGCTGGGCATCGACCTGCTCGCGCGCACCGCCGACCGGCAGGCCGGCCAGGTCATCGCGCGTGCGAACACGCCAGGCCAGGCGCTCGACCTTGACGTGCTCTACGTCGGCGACCCGGACGTCACCGGCCACTTCGACGCGGGGGGCAGCCTGGTCTACCGCACCACCCCGGGCCACGCGAACCTGCCGCTGCTTCACCCCGCGCCCGAGCCGGGCAGCGCGGCGGTGTTGCTCACCGGAGCCGTGCTATTGATGCGGCGTCGCCGGGCCTGGCGTTGTTCGTTCGCAGCGCGCGGCCTATGATGCCTGACGACGCTTCGCCTCCGGCCCACCCGCGACCCACCCCATGACCGGCACCGACCCCCAATCCGCTACCGACCTGCACGGCCAGGTCGCGGCCGTCCTCGAACGCATCCGCCCCGCGATCCAGATGGACGGCGGCGACCTCGAACTCGTCGAAATCACCGACGCCAACGTCGTGCGCATCCGTCTCATGGGGGCGTGCGTCGGCTGCCCATCCAGCTCGATCACGCTGAAGATGGGGATCGAGCGAAACCTGCTCGAAAAGGTGCCCGCGGTCAGCGGCGTCGAGCAGGTCCTATAACGCGAATCACACGCGGACCTTCCATCCGATTTCATAACCACCCCCCACCGGGCCGAAAGTGAACCCGGGGACGGTCGGCCGCGCCGGCCCGTCTCCGACCGTTCGCAGCCCCAAGGTGTGCGCCCGAAGACCGGGCCAACGCGACACGCCGACTCGGGAAGGACCCCCGCCATGCTCTCACTCACCCGCCGCGTCGGCGAAGAAATCGTCATCGGCGACCCCGACGACCCGATCGGGCTGCTGCGCGTCGTCGACATCCACGGCGACAAGGTCAAGCTCGCCTTCGACTTCCCCATCGAGATCCCCATCAACCGGCGCGAACTCGCGGACCAGAAGAAAAAGAAGAACGACAAGCCGCCGGCCAATGACGACGCCCACGCCGAGGGCTGAGTCCGCGAAGCCCCGGATCGATCCCACCGATCACCCCCTGTCACCTCCGCCCGCTACAATGCCCCGCCCCATCGGAAAGGCGGCCCTTGGACAGCGAGGCATTCCGACAGCTTGCGATCGCCGAGATGGACAGCGTCTACCGCATGGCCATGCACCTGTCGCGTCACCCCGACGACGCGGCCGACCTCGTGCAGGAAACCTACCTCAAGGCCTTCAAGGCC
The sequence above is a segment of the Phycisphaeraceae bacterium D3-23 genome. Coding sequences within it:
- a CDS encoding PEP-CTERM sorting domain-containing protein (PEP-CTERM proteins occur, often in large numbers, in the proteomes of bacteria that also encode an exosortase, a predicted intramembrane cysteine proteinase. The presence of a PEP-CTERM domain at a protein's C-terminus predicts cleavage within the sorting domain, followed by covalent anchoring to some some component of the (usually Gram-negative) cell surface. Many PEP-CTERM proteins exhibit an unusual sequence composition that includes large numbers of potential glycosylation sites. Expression of one such protein has been shown restore the ability of a bacterium to form floc, a type of biofilm.) yields the protein MMPRQAPRYRLPALLLAASACAAPGHAAYISEVFQSGPAGQGIELSGIDPAQGATLAILDGSRFSTSGFGRVLELIHLPADPGGPPVVLITDMAWPDASVQPIPLADVPHASSQTTLALGGSLLDRLLVVFDGETDLLLDDNPVNTSDAQMRYDASTVTDWLAIGPGDLSSGYGSSPHNIAGINSALGIDLLARTADRQAGQVIARANTPGQALDLDVLYVGDPDVTGHFDAGGSLVYRTTPGHANLPLLHPAPEPGSAAVLLTGAVLLMRRRRAWRCSFAARGL
- the tuf gene encoding elongation factor Tu — protein: MAKETFNRTKPHVNVGTIGHVDHGKTTLTSAITVVQAAKGLAKGISYDDVAKASASDGRRDATKIVTIATSHVEYESENRHYAHVDCPGHADFVKNMITGAAQMDGAILVVSASDGPMPQTREHVLLAKQVNVPRLVVFLNKVDLVDDPELLELVELEVQELLTKYDFSEDTPIIKGAAFPALQNPTDADATACIQELMDAIDSWVPEPARETDKPFLMSIEDVFSIKGRGTVATGRIERGIVKVGDAVEIVGLGPLQNTTVTGVEMFTKVLDEGIAGDNVGCLLRGIEKSDVQRGQVLAAPKSITPHSKFEAEVYVLTKEEGGRHSPFFNGYKPQFYFRTTDVTGGIELMGGAEMCMPGDNVQMTIDLGEKPIAMEEGLSFAVREGGRTVGAGIVTKIIE
- a CDS encoding NifU family protein, whose product is MTGTDPQSATDLHGQVAAVLERIRPAIQMDGGDLELVEITDANVVRIRLMGACVGCPSSSITLKMGIERNLLEKVPAVSGVEQVL
- the rpmG gene encoding 50S ribosomal protein L33, whose translation is MAKKSKGAVEYVWLQCTETGDLNYRTPINVKGGIAEKVKEGFKKYSPRLRKHTLHKIKRK
- a CDS encoding carbon storage regulator translates to MLSLTRRVGEEIVIGDPDDPIGLLRVVDIHGDKVKLAFDFPIEIPINRRELADQKKKKNDKPPANDDAHAEG